One stretch of Toxoplasma gondii ME49 chromosome XI, whole genome shotgun sequence DNA includes these proteins:
- a CDS encoding hypothetical protein (encoded by transcript TGME49_314715), producing the protein MQHLVSSIRKAYVDNIQAEDKQIEEDIADAPEASGDHSPETLQRIEELQRKAANAEARAEDLHAAVREEVRRHEETRPHQALYKNQRLNSIQANEKQVNNSSSYTFESK; encoded by the exons ATGCAGCACCTCGTGTCATCCATAAGAAAGGCTTATGTTGACAACATCCAAGCAGAAGACAAACAGATAGAGGAGGATATCG CGGATGCGCCAGAAGCCTCCGGCGACCATTCTCCAGAGACTCTGCAACGGATTG AGGAACTCCAAAGAAAAGCAGCAAACGCA GAAGCACGTGCTGAGGACCTTCACGCCGCTGTGCGTGAAGAAGTGAGGAG ACATGAAGAGACACGGCCGCATCAAGCTCTCTATAAGAATCAACGACTCAACAGCATTCAAGCAAACGAAAAGCAGGTTAATAACTCTTCTTCTTATACCTTTGAATCAAAGTGA
- a CDS encoding Sedlin, N-terminal region protein, putative (encoded by transcript TGME49_314720) has translation MAVACVCFIGKQNEPLSLQVFNSDDDLSMQFAAYAALDIVEEKVQAQESLSSPYGPTGGAVSSLPPSSADCYLGVICPALCLNRDYLFHAYVCTTGVKILVAIEQRNHYLQHDVRNLFRRLHRLYADTICNPFLLDTIETPEFLSELDAIVEFYGKKLEGGGH, from the exons ATGGCGGTCGCGTGCGTCTGCTTCATTGGAAAACAA AATGAAccgctttctcttcaggTCTTCAATTCTGACGATGATCTCTCGATGCAGTTTGCCGCGTATGCAGCCCTGGACATTGTGGAAGAGAAGG TCCAAGCGCAAGAATCACTCTCATCGCCGTACGGACCAACGGGAGGAGCCGTCTCATCCTTGCCTCCTTCATCTGCCGACTGCTACCTTGGCGTCATCTGTCCCGCTCTCTGCCTCAATCGAGACTACCTTTTCCACGCTTACGTCTGCACTACGGGAGTGAAAATTCTTGTTGCCATCGAACAGAGAAACCATTACCTTCAACACGACGTCCGGAAT CTATTTCGACGGCTTCATCGCCTTTACGCAGACACCATATGCAAtccgtttcttctggatACAATCGAGACGCCAGAGTTCCTCAGCGAACTGG ATGCGATAGTCGAGTTCTACGGTAAAAAGTTGGAGGGTGGAGGTCACTGA